The stretch of DNA CTCGATCTACCTCGACTACGAAGGCCCGATCGGACACGACCGTGGGGCTGTACAACAAGTCATCGCGGGTACGTTTGCATGGCTGGAAAACCATGACGATCGAAAGGTCATGAACTTACAATGGTCCAAGAGTGACGAAGCGAACCTAGGCGAACCCAAATCGGCAAGTGTTCGTTTTCAACGTATCTCACTGCGGGAAGACCCAGGGAGCTGCGAAACCTGGAGCGTTTCTTTCTTGCCAGGTTTGTAGGACACGAATTGGTGCAACGGTCCGCTTGGCATGAAAGCGTCGACAGCTTCGTCGCCAGCATGTCCTGATAGATACATCGCTCCGCGAACGAGATTGACGGTTTCGATAACTGCCGGTCGGTAAACATATCGAGGGTCTTCGCTAGGGATGGTCACTAAAGCAATCGGTCCCGTTTCCGTCATGTCCCAGCGTACATCCAGACCACCGCGTGCGGCTTCACGGGTGATGCCACCAAGAAAATTCTGCAACGGCAATGGCAGTGCACCGGCACGCAAGTTGGATAGCCGAAGCGCGATCATGTTGGGTTGTTGAGTCAGTTCGACGTTGACCTCACACGAGATCACCGTGTCGATCCGACCGTGTTGGAACTGGACAGCCGCGTGGATTTTTTCTCCATCGATCATGATGCGAGGTTGCTTGGCACCACACCTAGCAAGTCGCGGAAACTTTGCTGGAAGTTCTTCAGCAAGCCACGCATTGATTTGTTGATCGCTAAAGGCCGCCCGCCAAGATCCAAGGCGAGCAACGTCCTTTTGCAATTGTCTGACTTCGGCGTCGAGTCGTTCGCGTGCAAGATGCGTCGAGGCACCCTGTTGAGTTGCACGAGCATAAAAATCAGGGACGTGTTTGGTTTGCTGCACCGCCCACCAGCTTGAACAACTGATTAAACCCATGATGACAAGGGCGACCAAAGTCAAACGTTTGCTCAGCTTTCGCATCGAACATCTCCGAGTGAAGTCGTTTCATCAAAATCGCAGTGGACCGGGCAACCAGTCGCGGAACCGATCGGCAACGCTAGGCGTTTCTGATCCGTTTTCTTCGACAACCTTTTCAGATTCGCCCGCGTTCTGCAATTCACCATTCAAAGGAGTCACCTCAATCGCATTCCTGCGTTTCAAATCGGCTGACTGTGTTGACGGCGAAACCTTTGCAGGTGGTTGATTGCTAAGCAACACCTTGGCCCAATGGTTATGTAGAAGTTTAGCCGATGGGGCGAGTCTTCCACGCTGCAAACCTTGGACAGCTAGGAAAGCTTGGTTTTGCAAGTCAGAACGTTCTTTCGCGGTTGGGAAATAGTCGTGAAGGGCAACGTCGTCGATCCAAATTTTACCTGTACTGAGGCTGTCGATCGTCAATCGTAGTGAGTCGATTTGTTGATTGTTCAGTTGCAGGGCTTCCAACACAATCAAGCGGGGCTGCCAAACCCCCGTTGGTGGAACTTCGATATCCACGCTCTGACGAAATGGAACTCCATTTTTTGTTCCCTCGATGGCGACGCGAAGTTGTGGATGATCGTCAGATGTTTTGTCCGACGCTGCTTCTTCGCCGGCGATTCGATCGTGAGGCGTAATCGCTTCAGCACGGCAAGCGATCGAAACCGCCAGGCGTCCGGTGCGCGGCGGCAAGATTGTTTCGCTAACCATCCAGGTGCGAGTCGCCAAAGTCGAAGCCTCGGTCGTCAATCGAATCGATTGTTTTCCCATCGCGTGTTCGACTGTGTCAATTGAAACACAACCCGGCGGATGTTGTGCGTGCATCCAACCCACAAGACCCATTTCGCCGGTGACTTCGAAGCCACCGTTGTGCAGTCCCGAATAAGTCGGCGGGTTGCCCAACATTCCGATTCGTTCGACAACGGTCGTGACCTTCTGTTTGATGACCGCAATCTCGTCTTCTCCGCCATTGATCGATGCCGACCACCGATATGACTTCAAGTCTTGGTGAATTTTCTGGGGATCGACTATTTTTGCTCTCAGAATGATTGAGCGGCGCGCGGGTACGAGCCACTCGTTGGGTCCGGCATTCACCGTCGACTCCGACGAAGCAACTGGTAGATCATCACTGGACTTCCAGAGTTGCCAAGCCTCGTGAGAACTCGCGGCACCGACAAGTATTAACCGTGAATCCCAGGGTGCTAGATTCGCCAATTTCAGCAGCACGTGATCGCCATCGATCGTGGCACGCAACCTCGCGGTACGTTCGCTGGGATCGCTCGGTTCGATCAGTTGAGTCGTTCCGTGGGCCATCAGGCGGAAGTTATCGCATACGTCCTTCAGGTGCTGGTCAACGAAAAGGTAATCCGGGTCTGCGTCAACGAAGAGATCGGTTGGACTGAGTTGTTGAACCAAAGTGAGCAAGCGATCGCCGCTAAGCCCATCAACGATGACAGAGTTTCCGGAAGCCGATACGTTCGCAGCGTGAACCGCCACCGGTGCCGGGTCCTTTGACAACAGAGCAACGGAATCGTGAACCGTATCGATGGGATCATCCGGAAACGTCACCAACAAGCGTCCGCCCCGACGATGAACGTCGCTCTTCAGTTCTACAGTCGCGGACTGATGAGGAACTTCCAAGTACCAGGGGTGCGATTGCAGAGTCGACGCCAAGGGAGCAAACGAGCGCAATGTCGCTTCACCCGAAAGGATGATTCCCGCAATGACTGGTTCATTGGATTCAACCAACGACCAGTAGCGCAGTTGTCGAGAGACTTCATCGACGCGGTCAGAGTTCGCTGTACTTGTTGCCGAGACCGCGTTAGCGGTAGTCGATGTTACGGTGCCGGGAACGGTACCGATGTCGAAGCGAAGGAAAACGGGGGTTGATCGCTGTTTGAACAGTTTCAACAACGTTTCCTTGCTCTGATTCGCAAGCGTAGCCTTCGATTCACCTGCAATCGCGACTGCATTGGCTCCCTGCAGCTTGGCCAATTGGCAAAGTCGATCGACAGCCATCCATGTGCGGTGTACCGCGATCGTTTGATCGTCACACTGCAACGCGTCTTGGTTAGGCTTCCAATCCCGAGTCAAATTTTCGACCCAGTCTCGGTCTCTCAAATGCATCACGACATTGCCACCGAAAGTTTCGCCTGCATACTCGCTGGCTACGATTTCGTGGGCGGACGAAGAAGAATCCAAGTTCAGTGACTCGGGACCCGCTACGACTTCGATGGACTCAAAGGCTGCGACGTCATCTTCGCTCAGGTTGGTCAACCAGATTTGATCTTTGCCTAAGGGATAGTAGATCAGTGTGTGAATTGTCCAAGGTTGCTTTGCCGTGTCTTGAAGCGCATCCGCAACCATGGTTTCGGTGCTGCGATTCATTATTCCGGTAACACCCGGCAATCGCGTGACCGCTGGCAACCGCGGCATGATGCTGCGAGGGGTAGTTTCAGGTTCTTTCTGATGCGAGTTCAACCACTTGCGCGGCGAGATGCCCTGGATCACCGCCGATGCGATGGAGTTCGCTTGATCTCCGCCTGGTCCGATATCGACGCGAAGCTGTTGATGTTGGTTTCCAGGAACGCGTATGTGGATACGGTGCGGCATCCCTGGGGTCATGACGGGTAGTTTCGCCTGGAATACGCTTTTCGAATCAAGCAGTGAAACCTTTTCACCATGGTGTTCCATTGTTTTGAGTTCACCGGTGGCCTTCTGGACTCCGGGAATCAGTCGAGTTGCCGACTCGGGGATCCATTCGCCAATGGCCCATGATGCAGCCGAGGGTCGCAGCACGCCAATCGTTTCCCAATCCGATGACTGATACGAACGAGAGCCGGAAGATTGAAAGGGGCTGCGAATTGCATTTGTCGCGTTGCGAACACTTTGCGAGATCGCGTTGGTTTCCGTTGCAATCGTTGCCGAATCATTCGTTGGCAGAATGATCATAGGTTGGGTGAGTGTGGCGATCGGTACACCGGCATCGCGAAATCGCGACCAAACCTTCCCTTGCGAATGCACAAGCTCCATGCGAACTTCGTACACGCCCGGTACCGTGGGAGCGTGATCGTTCAAGCTGATCGAGCTACTTTTTCCCTGCACATCTAAGACAACATTTCGACGTCCCGAGATCACCTGGTGGCCGTGGCTAACTCGGATTACCGAGAAGCGAAGTGTGAGCTCTTCTGAAGCAAACTCAGGAATAGGGTCGACTTCGCAAATCCAAGGCATAGGCGATCCGCTGTCCACCATCATGTTCGCCGGGATGACGGACGACAGATGCAGTTTGGACGCGTTTTCGTCCGCTGCGGTCGCGACGCCGTTGCCGATCAAGAATGCCAACACAAGTGACCAGCACAAACCGCCAACCAACGCTCGCCGGTGGAAGCTTGAAAGCCTCGACAGAATGATAGCCGTCGATGGCGCCCGCAATATGCTGGACCAACCTGGCGAACGGAACGGAAGACTTCCTTGTCTAACCATCAAACCATGAAAATGCGAAAGGGAACCACGTCGAGCGAAAGCTCACGCGAATCTTTGAACTGGACGAGCGTACAAAATCCAGTCAATACAGGTAAAGAGGGAATTTTGGGGCATAGATGCATTCGCCCACCCCTCTCGGGCTCTCAGATGGCGATCTTTGCCCGGCTACGCCGAACCGATCGCTAACCCTTGCCTGGCAATTGTCCGACCTCTCGCTTCCTGCTGCGGTCACGAGTCAAAGAATCAATTGCTATCAATCATCAATTCGTTTGAGCGAAACCTGATGCGGGCCTTGGACTTGTTCGCGCACGACAACGTCAACCGCCAATGTGAATTGTCCTGATGGCAACTGCATGACAGTTCGATTACCGGTGCGTTTGCCCGCCGGGATATCGAGTCTTTGCGAAAAGCTTCCGGCATTGATGGTCGCCTGGGCTGTCGGCAAGTCAGTGTTCATAAAGACTTCGACCTCGTAGCGTCCTGATGAATTGGATTCGAGCAACCAATGCCCGTTTGAATCGACAGCCCAAGGTTTTCCTTGGGTGTGTCGCCAATCTTGCCGAGTCAAAACCGTCGTCGGCTCATTCGGTGTGCCCACGATGATTCGCGGTGGATCGAAGTTGTCTGGTCGAGTGGAGCTGACATCGTCGAACCAAGCGGCGTATGCGTTCGCCAGTCGTTTCACCACATTGGGATGTTGGCTTGCCAAGTCTCGCTGCTGTTTAGGATCGAGGCTCAAATCATAAAGCTGATATTTGCACTCACCTTCGAAACTCTCTTTTCCGAATCCACTGGGATGCACAAGCTTCCAAGAATTTTCATGTAGCGCGAAATGGTGGTAGCGCTGCGGAACGTCACCGCGATGCGATTGAATGACGAGCTGCCGAGTCGGCCAAGGAGCGTTACGACCGGTCATCAGCGGCAAGAAACTTCGCCCGTCGATGATCAGATTCGCGGGAAGCTCTACGTCACAAGCATCCAAAATGGTGGGCAGTACATCAATGTGCGCGCATAACTCGTTTGCGGTTGTTCCCGCATCTACTTTCTCGGGCCAATGAAACAAAAGAGGAGAACGAATCCCTCCGTCATCAACGTTCGACTTGGAACCACGCATGTCGCCAACGTATCGTTTCGAGTTAGGACCGTTGTCATTGAGATATACCACGATCGTGTTTTCGCGAATGCCGAGATCGTCGAGTTTGCTGAACAACCGGCCAACGTTCTGATCAATGTTGGTAATCATTGCTGCGATGCGAGCGAGCTTATCTTGTTGCTCGTCCATCCGTTTCGGAGCGACCTTACCGACCATGATGGGAGCAAAATCCACGTTTCGGTATTGTTCGTACAAGTCGTTTGGCACATCGTGAAAGGGACCGTGAGGTGCGTTGGTCGCGATGTAGGTGAAGAACGGCGCATCCGAATCCACGCTCTTGGCAATGAAATCCATCGCCTCGTCAAAGAAGATATCAGTGCAGTAACCTTTTCTTTGGACTTGATTACCATTTTTGAAAAGCGTCGGGTCAGTGTACTTTCCTTCGGCACCGATCGGATCTGAAGGTTGTCCGATTCCGCCGCCCCGATGAACCAAGCTGTCTTGAAACCCTTGATCCATTGCACGCAGAGGATAGTTGTCACCCAAGTGCCACTTCCCATAGATACCTGTTCGGTATCCAGCGTCTCGAAGCAATTCCGCAAGTGTCACTTCGCCCGAGTCCATCATGGCTCGACCGACGTAGGTATCCACACAGCGAGTTCGATAGTTGTATCGGCCGGTCATCAAACTAGCTCGCGTTGGACCGCAAACAGGGCTGACATAGAAGTTCGTCAACCGACCGCTACACTCGTTCATCGCATCCAGCTGCGGTGTCCGAATTAGATCGTTGCCCATGAACCCGTAGTCTCCACCACCCTGATCGTCGCTGACAATCAGAACAACGTTGGGTCGACCGGCGTGCACCGAATCAGCCGATACCGCACTGACCCACACAGCACTGACCCACACAGCACTAATAAACAGGCCATAGATAACCCTCGGCAGCAGCCAAACTGCGGCCAATGTACGTGAAGCATTGGCACCAGTGAAACACGGCGGGTCGTTCATTTTACTAACTCTTGAGCACTGTCTGATTTGTCGTTGCCGGCTACTGTTGATGATTTAGCCTCGGGCGTTGGATCGGACGCCTCGTCTTCCTGCCAAGGATTGAGCCAATCATTCCAATGAGCAAGGTAGTCTTGATAGGCTTTGCAGTCTTCGGCACGTTCTTCGATCCATACCTTAGCGTCAGCGACCAGTTGAATTTCTTGCTCCAGCGTGATCGTGCCTTTGAGCGTCTTGGTGCGCAAGAAGATGAAGTAGGTGTCCAGCACATCGCAGCGACAATAATCACTGATCGCTTTCTTGTTGCCATCGTCGAACTGCTTTTGAACTTGCTCTCCATTGAGGTCCATCTTGCCAGGCTTGCCAAGCAACTGGGCAACCAAATTCAATCCTCCGTTGCAACGCGCGGCTCCGAAATTAGTCAGGACGTCCTGCAGATCTAAGTGAGCCATCGTATTAAAACGATTTCGCGGAGCTTTGTAGCCTTCGCCTTGAAACCACTTCGGAATTGCGACTCCATAACGGAACGCGGCCAGTTCCATGATGGGAATATCGAATGAGCGACCGTTGAACGTCACCCAAGTGGGATGCTTGTACGCCTCCCAGCCTCGCCAAAAGTTTTTCGTAATCACATGAGGCCGAAAGTCGGGCTCATCGAGTGATACGATGTCGACTAAGCTTAGATCGACGGCGACTTTGGCGATCACAACTGCGACTGGAATCTGGAACGTGTGCGGAATGAATGTCGTCCCGTTAAGTTCCAACAATTCGTCTTGGTAGGTCGCAATCGCGTCTTCGGGTGTATAGTTTTGGCCGGGATAGCGAACCTTGGAGATTAAATCACCATCCGAGACGCTTTCCACGTCAAAGATCAGATGCGAAATTTGTTCAGCCATGGAAGTTCGCCTGGAATGAATGGGTGCCCAACCTCGCACAATTACGAAGCAAATTTGACGCTTCCGCCCATTGTAACCTTTTTCTCTGTGAGTTTTGCATGTCGGCTTCGAGTCCCGCTTCCATCCGTATTGATCGCCAACGTCTGCTCGATCGCTTTCTGCGTTACGTGAAAATCGGCACGTCGGCGGATCCCACCAGTGACACCTACCCGAGTTCGACCTCGCAATGGGAACTGGGGCGAATGTTGTGCGACGAGTTATCCGCGATGTCCGTTGACGATGCTCACCAGGACGAGAACGCACTGGTTTGGGGAACCGTCCCCTCCACCATTGGCGAGGGCGCCCCGACGGTGGCCCTGGTTGCTCACATGGACACCTCGCCGGAATCACCCGGCGATAACGTCCAACCTCAAGTGATCGAGAACTACGACGGAGGCGACATCACACTGCTGTCAGGTGAGCTCATTGCGGTCGCTTCGTCTCCCGACTTGAGCAAGGTCGTCGGGAAGACATTGATCACGACCGATGGGACCACGCTGCTTGGCGGTGATGACAAGGCAGGCGTGGCGATCATCATGGAACTGGCCCAAACGCTTATCGAGAATCCTCATTTGCAACATGGTCCGGTGCGATTGCTATTCACTTGCGACGAAGAAATCGGGCGCGGCACCGACAAAATCGACCTCGCGAAAGTCGATGCCACGGTTGCCTACACGGTCGACGGCGGTGGCGCGGGCGAGATCGACGTGGAAACATTTTCGGCCGATGGCGCGACCGTACGATTCGTTGGTCATAACATTCACCCTGCGATCGCAAAGGATCGGATGGTCAGTGCGTTGCGAGGTGCCTGTGATTTCGTTTCGCAACTTCCCCGCGATCGCCAGACTCCCGAGACAACTGACCAACGAGACGGCTTCATTCACCCGACCACGATCCACGGTGGCGTAGGCGAAGCGACGGTGCACTTGATCCTACGTTCATTTGAAGCCGCAGACCTGGAAACTTACGCTGATCAATTGCGCTCGCTCGCGAACGACATCACGTCGAAAATACCCGGCCTAAAAGCCGAGGTCACGATTCATCGGCAATATCGAAACATGCGAGACGGCATCGCAAATCTTCCCGAGTCGGTATCAATGGTCGAAAAGGCGTTCGCCAACCTTGGTCGCCCGTGCACTCGCGAGATCATTCGAGGTGGAACCGACGGCAGCCAATTGACCGAAAAGGGTTTACCCACACCGAATCTATCGAGCGGGCAACATAACATTCACGCCGTTACTGAATTCGCGTGTCTCGACGAAATGGTCGAGGCGACCGAGCACTTGGTCGAAATGCTTCGTCTGTGGAGCGAGATGAAGTCCTGAATATCGCTGCGGATACTACCTCGAATCACCCTGCACGCGGCCCTGTGATTTCAGTCATCTGTTGCCATCGAATCTGATCTACCGCGATCCAGTGCTGATGCGATAAGTGCTGAACTCGCGAGCGATCAGTCCTGTCGAAAACTACTTTGCAAAAAAGAGATCGCTTGGTCGCTACCAACTTCGAGCGTTTTCGTAGGCGGTGATTTTCTCTTCATGCTGCAGCGTTTGCGCAATGTCGTCGAGACCATGCAACAAGTTGTGTCGACGACTCGGGTCAACCTCAAAGCTCCGCTCGAAACCGTGCTCATCAGTGATCTTTTGGTTTTCGAGATCAACTGTAAGTTGATACGGAGAATGCTTCTCGGCTCGTGCAAACAGTTCATCAATATCGGCTTCCGGCAGCACAATCGGCAGCAGGCCGTTCTTGAAACTGTTGTTGAAGAAGATATCAGCGAACGAGGGTGCGATCACGCTGCGGAAACCGTAGTCATCCAAAGCCCAAACGGCGTGTTCACGTGAGCTGCCGCTACCAAAGTTCTGACGCGCGACCAGTATCGACGCACCTTTGACGTTGATTCGGTTAAGTTCGAATTCAGGATTAGGTGTCGTGCCATCATCCATGAATCGCCAATCGTAAAAAAGGAACTGGCCGAAACCCGTTCGTTCGATTCGCTTCAGGAATTGCTTCGGGATGATTTGATCAGTGTCGACGTTGGCGCGGTCCATCGTAGCGACGACGCCAGTGTGAATAGTGAAGTTTTGCATGGTGAGTTAATGATTGTTGTGAGCGTGAAAGGCGATCAAGCGTTGGACTTGTAGTCCCAATCGCGGATGTCGACAAAGTGACCTTTGACAGCGGCAGCGGCTGCCATCGCTGGGCTAACCAAGTGCGTCCGACCGCCCTTGCCTTGGCGTCCTTCGAAGTTACGGTTGCTGGTGCTTGCACACCGTTCACCGGGTGCAAGTTTGTCAGGGTTCATGGCCAAACACATGCTGCAGCCGGCTTCACGCCAGTCAAATCCAGCTTCTTTGAAAATCTTGTCGAGGCCTTCGTTTTCAGCTTGGATCTTTACCTTGCCGCTACCGGGCACAACCATGGCGTCGACCTTGCCACTGACATGATGGCCTTTGACGACCGCAGCGGCGGCTCGTAAATCTTCGATTCGTGCATTGGTGCACGAGCCGATGAAGACTCGGTCAAGAGTGACATCTTGAATAGGTGTTCCCGCCGTCAAACCCATGTAGTCGAGCGAATCACGCGTGGTCTTTTGATCGGTTGCGTTATCGAACTCGGAAGGATCGGGAATTTTCGATCCAACGCTACGCACTTGGCCGGGGTTGGTGCCCCATGTGACCTGCGGCTCGATGTCTTTGCCTTGATAGACGTTCGACAAATCGTACTTGGCACCGGGGTCACTTGGCAGTTGTTTCCAACGTTCAACAGCAGCGGCAAAGTCTTTAGGAGCTTCAGGCAATCCGTCGAGATAATCGAACGTGGTTTGATCCGGTGCGATCATTCCGGCACGTGCACCGGCTTCGATCGACATGTTGCAAACGGTCATCCGTTCTTCCATGGTCAATGCGCGAACGCAATCACCGGTGTACTCAAGCACATAGCCCGTTCCCCCAGCGGTACCGATCTGACCGATGAGATAAAGGATCATGTCTTTGGCGGTCACACCTCGAGCAAGTTCGCCATCAACGCGAAGCTCGAATGTCTTGGGTTTGAATTGCAACAGCGTTTGCGTCGCCATGACGTGTTCAACTTCGCTGGTGCCGATCCCAAATGCCAACGATCCAAACGCACCGTGGGTAGCGGTGTGAGAGTCGCCACAGACAATCGTCATCCCCGGTTGGGTGTAGCCGTTTTCAGGTCCGATGACGTGTACGATACCCTGACGTACGTCGCCGATATCGAA from Rubripirellula amarantea encodes:
- a CDS encoding arylsulfatase, producing the protein MNDPPCFTGANASRTLAAVWLLPRVIYGLFISAVWVSAVWVSAVSADSVHAGRPNVVLIVSDDQGGGDYGFMGNDLIRTPQLDAMNECSGRLTNFYVSPVCGPTRASLMTGRYNYRTRCVDTYVGRAMMDSGEVTLAELLRDAGYRTGIYGKWHLGDNYPLRAMDQGFQDSLVHRGGGIGQPSDPIGAEGKYTDPTLFKNGNQVQRKGYCTDIFFDEAMDFIAKSVDSDAPFFTYIATNAPHGPFHDVPNDLYEQYRNVDFAPIMVGKVAPKRMDEQQDKLARIAAMITNIDQNVGRLFSKLDDLGIRENTIVVYLNDNGPNSKRYVGDMRGSKSNVDDGGIRSPLLFHWPEKVDAGTTANELCAHIDVLPTILDACDVELPANLIIDGRSFLPLMTGRNAPWPTRQLVIQSHRGDVPQRYHHFALHENSWKLVHPSGFGKESFEGECKYQLYDLSLDPKQQRDLASQHPNVVKRLANAYAAWFDDVSSTRPDNFDPPRIIVGTPNEPTTVLTRQDWRHTQGKPWAVDSNGHWLLESNSSGRYEVEVFMNTDLPTAQATINAGSFSQRLDIPAGKRTGNRTVMQLPSGQFTLAVDVVVREQVQGPHQVSLKRIDD
- a CDS encoding 3'-5' exonuclease — protein: MAEQISHLIFDVESVSDGDLISKVRYPGQNYTPEDAIATYQDELLELNGTTFIPHTFQIPVAVVIAKVAVDLSLVDIVSLDEPDFRPHVITKNFWRGWEAYKHPTWVTFNGRSFDIPIMELAAFRYGVAIPKWFQGEGYKAPRNRFNTMAHLDLQDVLTNFGAARCNGGLNLVAQLLGKPGKMDLNGEQVQKQFDDGNKKAISDYCRCDVLDTYFIFLRTKTLKGTITLEQEIQLVADAKVWIEERAEDCKAYQDYLAHWNDWLNPWQEDEASDPTPEAKSSTVAGNDKSDSAQELVK
- the pepT gene encoding peptidase T, which codes for MSASSPASIRIDRQRLLDRFLRYVKIGTSADPTSDTYPSSTSQWELGRMLCDELSAMSVDDAHQDENALVWGTVPSTIGEGAPTVALVAHMDTSPESPGDNVQPQVIENYDGGDITLLSGELIAVASSPDLSKVVGKTLITTDGTTLLGGDDKAGVAIIMELAQTLIENPHLQHGPVRLLFTCDEEIGRGTDKIDLAKVDATVAYTVDGGGAGEIDVETFSADGATVRFVGHNIHPAIAKDRMVSALRGACDFVSQLPRDRQTPETTDQRDGFIHPTTIHGGVGEATVHLILRSFEAADLETYADQLRSLANDITSKIPGLKAEVTIHRQYRNMRDGIANLPESVSMVEKAFANLGRPCTREIIRGGTDGSQLTEKGLPTPNLSSGQHNIHAVTEFACLDEMVEATEHLVEMLRLWSEMKS
- the leuD gene encoding 3-isopropylmalate dehydratase small subunit, whose translation is MQNFTIHTGVVATMDRANVDTDQIIPKQFLKRIERTGFGQFLFYDWRFMDDGTTPNPEFELNRINVKGASILVARQNFGSGSSREHAVWALDDYGFRSVIAPSFADIFFNNSFKNGLLPIVLPEADIDELFARAEKHSPYQLTVDLENQKITDEHGFERSFEVDPSRRHNLLHGLDDIAQTLQHEEKITAYENARSW
- the leuC gene encoding 3-isopropylmalate dehydratase large subunit, with product MTATSSSAPRTMLDKIWDQHVVHAPESGPAILYIDLHLVHEVTSPQAFEGLRINNRPVRRPERTIATPDHNVPTSDRSLPIADPISRKQIETLRANCAEFGVTLFDIGDVRQGIVHVIGPENGYTQPGMTIVCGDSHTATHGAFGSLAFGIGTSEVEHVMATQTLLQFKPKTFELRVDGELARGVTAKDMILYLIGQIGTAGGTGYVLEYTGDCVRALTMEERMTVCNMSIEAGARAGMIAPDQTTFDYLDGLPEAPKDFAAAVERWKQLPSDPGAKYDLSNVYQGKDIEPQVTWGTNPGQVRSVGSKIPDPSEFDNATDQKTTRDSLDYMGLTAGTPIQDVTLDRVFIGSCTNARIEDLRAAAAVVKGHHVSGKVDAMVVPGSGKVKIQAENEGLDKIFKEAGFDWREAGCSMCLAMNPDKLAPGERCASTSNRNFEGRQGKGGRTHLVSPAMAAAAAVKGHFVDIRDWDYKSNA